From the Trueperaceae bacterium genome, the window GCCCATCATCCCGACGTTCAGCACGCTCGCCATGTTCGCGTTCGACGCCCGGCTCGTCGGAGTCGAGACGTACCCGAGCTCGCTCTACTCGTTCCGGAACGCTCGGTTCGAGTAAGGCCCATGCATAACGCGCCTGGCGTCGGTAGGGTCGCGCGCCGCGCGGCTCCGCCGACGCCCGAGGCGGTGAGCGGGGCTCGCGCAACGGGGCCCGCCCCGACTCTCGCCCAGGTCGCCCGGTAGAGGGAAGCTCATGACCAGCTACGCGCTGAAGCGCTTGACGCACATCATCCCGGTGCTCATCGCGACCACCCTGCTCGTCTTCGCCCTCCTCTCCTTGAGCCCTAGCGACCCGGCGCAGCTGATCCTCGGGCTGGGCGCCAAGCCGGAGGAGCTGGCGATGATGCGGGAGCAGTTGGGGCTGAACGACCCGTTGCTCGTAAGGTACGCGCGCTACATGGGCGGCGTCCTCACGGGCGACTTCGGAACGTCGTACTCCACCAAGCGGCCCGTGCTCGAGATGATCGGCGTTCGCCTGCCCAACACGCTCGTGCTGGCGTTCGGCTCGCTCACGCTGATCCTGGTCGTGGCGATCCCGCTCGGCGTCGCCCTGGCGGTGCGGCAGAACTCGCTCTTCGACAACGTGATGCGGGTGTTGACGCTCCTCACCGCCGCCATGCCCAGCTTCTGGCTCGGGCTGATGCTCATCCTCCTCTTCTCGGTGAAGCTCGGTTGGCTCCCATCGAGCGGGCTCGACAACGCGCGGGCCGCCATCATGCCGCTCATCTGCCTGGCCGTCGCGGGTTGGACGGTGACATCGCGCCTCACGCGGGCGTCCATGCTCGACGTGGTGCGGCAGGACTACATCCGGACCGCGCGCGCCAAGGGGCTCCCGCAGGGCGTGGTGATGCGCAAGCACGCGCTGCGCAACGCCCTGCTGCCCGTCGTCACTTCCGTCGGCCTCCTAGTCGGGCAGTCCGTGGGCGGCGCGGTGGTCATCGAGATCCTCTTCGGCATCAACGGCATCGGGAAGATGATGGTCGACGCCGTGCGGCAGCAGGACGTACCCACGATCATGGGCGGCGTGCTAATCGCCGCGGTCGTGATCGCGGTGGCGAACCTGCTCACGGACCTCTCGTACGCGGTCATCGACCCGCGGCTCGAGTCCATGTACGGGGAGCCGACCGCTTGACGCGGACGAACCTGAGCCGGAACCCGTGGCGGACGGCGTGGAGGCGCCTCAGCCGCAACCGCACGGCCGTGGTGGGGCTGTTCCTCCTGGCCGCGATCATCCTCGCGTGCCTCAGCGCGCCGCTCTGGTTCGACTACCAGCGCGACGTGGTGGGCGTGAACGTCTCCCAGCGCCTGCGGATCCCGGCCGAGGGCAGACCGCTCGGCACGGACGAGCTTGGGCGGAACCTGCTCGCGCGCATCCTGTGGGGCGGCCGCATCTCGCTCACGATCGGCATCGGGGCGGTAGTGCTGGCCGGTCTCGCCGCCACCCTGATCGGTACCACCGCGGCCTCCTACGGCGGCCGCACCGACAGCCTGCTCATGCGCGCCCTCGACGTGCTGCTGGCGATCCCGGCCATGCTGCTGATGATCACGTTCGTGACCATCATGGCGCCTACCCAGACGAACCTCATGCTCGCCATCGGCCTGAGCTTCGTGCCTGGGATGGCCCGCCTGGTGCGGGCGCAGGTGCTCTCCGTCAAGGACCTCGAGTACGTGGCGGCCGTCAGGGCCCAGGGTGCGAGCACCGCGCGCGTGCTCGTCGCGCACGTGCTGCCCAACGCCATGGGGCCCGTGATAGCCAGCTTCGTCATGTACATCCCGGGCGGGATCATGACCATCAGCGGCCTAGGTTTCATCGGCCTCGGCATCCAACCCCCTACCCCGGAGTGGGGCGCCATGCTCGCGAGCGGGCGCGCCTACATCAGGGACGCTTGGCACATAACGACCCTGCCGGGCCTCGCGATCGTCCTGACGATCATCGCCCTGACCCTGGTCGGCGACGGGCTGAGGGACGCCATCGACTCGCGGATGTCCGACCGTTGAACCCGCCGACCGTTGCCGCCACGAGCGGCGCATCGAGCAAGCCCGCGGCAGGAAGCGCCACAGCCGCACGTACGGAGGCCACACGCATGGAAGCAGAAGCCCCGCCTACGCTCACGTTCAACCACTACCGCTCAGGCGTCTACGAGGGCAAGTTCGCGTTCGGTGGCAGCGAGCTACTCTGGCTCGGCGTCGACCCGCAGACGCGCATGCAGCTCAAGCGCATCCCCTTCGAGAAGGGCATGCAGGAGTCGCTGTTCGACCTACCCGCGTTGCACGCCGGCCTCGGCACGTTCGAGTCGGCGACGTGGAGCGGCGACACGGTCACGCTCGATGACGGCGCCCGCTACAACCGCTACCTCGAGTTCGCCGGCACGGTGAACGGTGAGGCGACGACGGGCCAGCTCTGGGCGCGGCGCGGCGAGCCGCCCATCATGGACGTCGTCACCGTGGCGGGCAAGGTCGTCGCCTTCATCATGCCGGGCCGCATCTCGAGCGAGATGCTCGTACTCGAGGGTCACGAGAGCGTGACCCCGTTCGCGAAGTACACCGACCCGATGCTCTCGAAGGCCGAGTACGGCATCCGCCCCTTGGGCAACCAGGCGGTGCGAACGCGCGACGGCGTCGACCTGGCCACCGAGGTCTTCCTCCCGGCCGGCGGTCGGCCGGGCCAGCGGTTCCCGGCGATCGTCGTGCGCACGTGCTACGGCAAGGCGCGCGACCTGCACCGGTGTACTCACTGGGTGAACCGCGGCTACGCGTTCGTCATCCAGGACGTGCGGGGTCGTTCCGACTCGGACGGCGAGCTCGTGCCCTTCTATCACGAGCGCGAGGACGCCCGCGACCTGTTCGACTGGATCGCCGCGCAGGAGTGGAGCGACGGCAACATCGGCATGTGGGGCGCCAGCTACCTCGGCTACACCACGACCGCGGCCGCCACCACGGGCCACCCGAACCTCAAGACGGCCATCAGCGAGGTGAACGTGGGCTCGCCGTTCTACTACGACACAGTGCGCCGTGGCGGCGCCGTGTGCTCGTGGCCGCTGCTGTGCTGGACGCTCGGGCAGTCCGTGTCGAACAGGACCGATTTCGACGTGTTCGGCGGCAAGTCCGTCGACCCGGAGAAGGTCGTGCGCATGCGGCCGCTGCTGGACATCCCCAGCCAGGCCATCGGCAAGCGCTCCGGCCCATGGGACATGTGGGCCGGGCATTACCAGTACGACGAGTTCTGGCGCCACTGCGACAACGGGATGCATGCGCAAGACATCAAGGTCCCGATGCTCATCCTCTCCGGGTGGCACGACGGCGACGCCCTCGGCGTGCAGGAGACGTGGCGCTTCCTCACGGAGCACGACGTGCCCGGCCGCCGCATCATCATCGGCCCGTGGCCTCACGGGCTGAACGCGTTCCGCGACTGCATGGACCTGGAGTACGGCGACAACGCCATCGACTACGACTTCGACACCCGCACCATCCGCTGGTTCGACCGCTACCTCAAGGGCGTGGCCAACGGCGAGGACGAGCAGCCCCGCGCCACCTACTACCTGGGCGGCGACGGAGCGAACGAGTGGCGCACATCCGACGACTGGAACCCGCGCGAGGCCAGGCTCGTCGAGCTCTACCTCGACAGCGGCGGCCGCGCGAACTCCATGCACGGTGACGGCCGGTTGTCGAGGACGCCCACTACGGGCGGCAGGTTCGATTCGTACGTGTACGACCCGAACAACGTGGCCTCGGGCGACGCGCAGTTCACGCCGTCGGTGCTCAACGAGCAACAGTCGCGCCAGGACTACCTCGTCTACGAGACCGGCGTGCTGAAGGAGAACGTCGCCGTGGCCGGCAACCTGTCGGCGCGCTTCTTCGCGGCCTCGAGCGCGGTAGACACCGACTTCTTCGTCACCGTGTCCGACGTCGACGAGCAGGGCGTGGCGCGCAAGGTCTCGACGAACGGCATCCGGGCGGAGTTCAGGAAGTGGCCGGCGGTCGCTTCGGCTCTGCTCACGCCGGGCAGCGTCGAGGAGTACGAGCTCTACCTGCACTTCGCCGGGCACGTGTTCAAGGCCGGCCACAAGATCCGGGTGGACATCTGTTCGGCCGACTACCTGACCTTCTTCCCCAACACGAACACGGGCGTCGACCCGTTCACCGATCCGGAGCCGGTGGTGGCGACGCAACGGGTGCATCACGGGTCGGAGTGGCCTTCCTGCGTGCGGCTGCCGGTGTTGTACGGGGAGATCACCTGAGCGCTTGCCCCGAACGGGGCACGCGCCCGCGTCTTGCTCGTTACGTTGAGTAGAATCACTCAGCCTAATGAGTATCTTGCCCGCCGCCTACCACCCTGACTCCGAGCGTGGTGCATGGAAACAGCCACCAGAGATATCGTGAGTCCAGACATGACCAACAGGTACATAGCGCTCCTACGCGGGATCAACGTCGGCGGACGCGTGGTCAAGATGGAGCGGCTACGCAGCGTGTTCGCCGGCCTCGGTCTCGCCAACGTCCGCACCTACATCAACAGCGGGAACGTCTTCTTCGACACGGCCGAGACCGACCGCCCCTCGCTCACCGAGACTATAGAGACGGCGCTTCACGAGGCCCTGGGCTACCAGGTGCCGACGTTCCTGCGCACCCCCGAGGAGCTCGAGGCGATCCTGGCCAGAGATCCCTTCGTCGACATCGTCAGGACCGACGCCGACGACCTCCGCTTCTGCGTCGTGTTCACCGCCGAGCAGTTGAACCAAGGGCTCGAGCTGCCCGTCTCGTCGTCGAAGAACGACATGGAGCTGGTGGCGGTCAACGAGCGCGAGGCCTACGTGGTCTGGCGGCTCATCGGCGGTCGCGTCTCCGGGAAGTTCCCCGACGACGTGCTCCCGCCGCGGAACACCACGCGGTTCTTCCATACTCTGAAGAAGATCCTCGCTGCTGCCACCGGCTAGGAGCTCGCGTCCACGGACTTGCGCAACGGCCCACGCGATCAGCGGCGGCGGTCGTAGGTCAGCGCGATGACGCCGGGACTGCTGGTGGCGTGATGGACGCGTTCCCAGTCGGTGAGCGGATTGTCGTCGTCGAAGAGTCGGTGTCCGTTGCCTCCCAGGACGGGAGCCACGACGAGGTTGAGGCGGTCGATCGCGTCCTCGGCGAGGAGTGCCTTGATGACGCTGGCGCTCCAGGCGATCAGGATGTCGCCTTCGCCGTCCGATCTCAGCGCGTTGATCACGTCGATAGCCGGGGCGTTGACAATCTGTACGCCCTGCCACGGCGATGCGGTCAGGGTCGAGGACAGCACGACCTTCTCGGCGGCCACCAGCCATCTGGCGAACGCCTCATCCCGCGGGTCGACCTTCCCGGTGCCGA encodes:
- a CDS encoding ABC transporter permease → MTSYALKRLTHIIPVLIATTLLVFALLSLSPSDPAQLILGLGAKPEELAMMREQLGLNDPLLVRYARYMGGVLTGDFGTSYSTKRPVLEMIGVRLPNTLVLAFGSLTLILVVAIPLGVALAVRQNSLFDNVMRVLTLLTAAMPSFWLGLMLILLFSVKLGWLPSSGLDNARAAIMPLICLAVAGWTVTSRLTRASMLDVVRQDYIRTARAKGLPQGVVMRKHALRNALLPVVTSVGLLVGQSVGGAVVIEILFGINGIGKMMVDAVRQQDVPTIMGGVLIAAVVIAVANLLTDLSYAVIDPRLESMYGEPTA
- a CDS encoding DUF1697 domain-containing protein — its product is MTNRYIALLRGINVGGRVVKMERLRSVFAGLGLANVRTYINSGNVFFDTAETDRPSLTETIETALHEALGYQVPTFLRTPEELEAILARDPFVDIVRTDADDLRFCVVFTAEQLNQGLELPVSSSKNDMELVAVNEREAYVVWRLIGGRVSGKFPDDVLPPRNTTRFFHTLKKILAAATG
- a CDS encoding ABC transporter permease produces the protein MTRTNLSRNPWRTAWRRLSRNRTAVVGLFLLAAIILACLSAPLWFDYQRDVVGVNVSQRLRIPAEGRPLGTDELGRNLLARILWGGRISLTIGIGAVVLAGLAATLIGTTAASYGGRTDSLLMRALDVLLAIPAMLLMITFVTIMAPTQTNLMLAIGLSFVPGMARLVRAQVLSVKDLEYVAAVRAQGASTARVLVAHVLPNAMGPVIASFVMYIPGGIMTISGLGFIGLGIQPPTPEWGAMLASGRAYIRDAWHITTLPGLAIVLTIIALTLVGDGLRDAIDSRMSDR
- a CDS encoding CocE/NonD family hydrolase; its protein translation is MEAEAPPTLTFNHYRSGVYEGKFAFGGSELLWLGVDPQTRMQLKRIPFEKGMQESLFDLPALHAGLGTFESATWSGDTVTLDDGARYNRYLEFAGTVNGEATTGQLWARRGEPPIMDVVTVAGKVVAFIMPGRISSEMLVLEGHESVTPFAKYTDPMLSKAEYGIRPLGNQAVRTRDGVDLATEVFLPAGGRPGQRFPAIVVRTCYGKARDLHRCTHWVNRGYAFVIQDVRGRSDSDGELVPFYHEREDARDLFDWIAAQEWSDGNIGMWGASYLGYTTTAAATTGHPNLKTAISEVNVGSPFYYDTVRRGGAVCSWPLLCWTLGQSVSNRTDFDVFGGKSVDPEKVVRMRPLLDIPSQAIGKRSGPWDMWAGHYQYDEFWRHCDNGMHAQDIKVPMLILSGWHDGDALGVQETWRFLTEHDVPGRRIIIGPWPHGLNAFRDCMDLEYGDNAIDYDFDTRTIRWFDRYLKGVANGEDEQPRATYYLGGDGANEWRTSDDWNPREARLVELYLDSGGRANSMHGDGRLSRTPTTGGRFDSYVYDPNNVASGDAQFTPSVLNEQQSRQDYLVYETGVLKENVAVAGNLSARFFAASSAVDTDFFVTVSDVDEQGVARKVSTNGIRAEFRKWPAVASALLTPGSVEEYELYLHFAGHVFKAGHKIRVDICSADYLTFFPNTNTGVDPFTDPEPVVATQRVHHGSEWPSCVRLPVLYGEIT
- a CDS encoding dihydrofolate reductase family protein, which translates into the protein MTEHRTAGRRVVANIGLSMDGYYRRAGNEGIGHLADAEVGYDQIVRTIETATTAVLGRVNAEEFLVWWPSVIGTGKVDPRDEAFARWLVAAEKVVLSSTLTASPWQGVQIVNAPAIDVINALRSDGEGDILIAWSASVIKALLAEDAIDRLNLVVAPVLGGNGHRLFDDDNPLTDWERVHHATSSPGVIALTYDRRR